Proteins from a genomic interval of Thunnus thynnus chromosome 5, fThuThy2.1, whole genome shotgun sequence:
- the zpd gene encoding zona pellucida glycoprotein d — MTLNGLKLSVTLVLLLGLTRHWVAGICSVEHCTDPARCVLSKDQRSCKCAKGYYADRCDKNAHIKVMCDRDYIAIRAVEDFFKYHNVPLESLHLPNKSCRAQREVIDNVPYYMSRISKDKYVTCGGKPLEKNFTHISYSLSLISDPQVIGNIIRDPVIKMDYTCVYPYIRRVSLPFPVVPFSSETVMRVDELDATIEMMLYTDHTYSKAYSSAPTIELRDKVYVEVTVTEPADFFLLRVNECWATQSPQPNTTEGSVHTLLLNGCVNDQTVSFHNMSKGQSGHNGESSTIRYSFDMFRFTAEPHDLYLHCTVQLCEPDDHKSCTPNCNSISKREAVRGDPAQGLLSYGPIRIEIPDRPQSSILMTVVLPVAGVWTVGFFFIILITVAKAGSRRLAQTK; from the exons ATGACACTAAACGGCTTAAAG CTGAGCGTGACCCTCGTGCTTCTCCTTGGCCTCACGCGCCACTGGGTTGCGG GAATCTGCAGTGTGGAGCATTGCACTGACCCAGCGAGATGTGTTCTGTCTAAAGACCAGAGAAGCTGCAAATGTGCCAAAGGATATTATGCTGACCGGTGCGACAAAA ATGCACACATCAAAGTTATGTGCGACAGAGACTACATAGCAATCAGAGCCGTAGAAGATTTCTTCAAGTATCACAACGTGCCGCTGGAGTCTTTGCACTTGCCCAACAAATCATGTCGTGCTCAGAGAGAGGTCATCGACAACGTGCCGTACTACATGTCCAGGATATCTAAAGACAAATATGTGACCTGTGGAGGCAAGCCACTGGAG AAAAACTTTACTCACATCTCATATTCCCTGAGTCTAATATCAGACCCTCAGGTTATTGGAAACATCATCAGAGATCCAGTAATAAAGATGGACTATACATGTGTCTACCCATACATCAGAAGAGTCAGCCTGCCTTTCCCAGTCGTCCCTTTCTCCAG tgagacagtgatgCGTGTAGATGAACTTGATGCCACGATAGAGATGATGTTGTACACAGACCACACCTACAGTAAGGCCTACAGCAGCGCTCCCACCATTGAACTCAGAGACAAG GTGTACGTGGAGGTGACGGTGACAGAGCCTGCAGATTTCTTCCTGCTTCGGGTGAATGAGTGTTGGGCCACACAGTCTCCTCAGCCGAACACTACAGAGGGATCGGTTCACACTCTGCTTCTGAATGG GTGTGTGAACGACCAAACTGTCTCCTTCCATAACATGAGCAAGGGACAGTCGGGCCATAACGGAGAAAGCTCCACCATTCGCTACAGCTTCGACATGTTTCGCTTCACAGCAGAACCTCATGACCTGTATCTGCACTGCACTGTGCAGCTTTGTGAGCCGGACGACCACAAGTCCTGCACGCCT aaCTGTAATTCCATCAGTAAGAGAGAAGCAGTGAGAGGAGACCCAGCCCAGGGCCTCCTGTCATATGGACCCATCAGAATCGAAATTCCGGACCGACCTCAATCCA GTATACTGATGACAGTGGTGTTGCCTGTAGCAGGTGTCTGGACTGTGggcttcttcttcatcatcctcatcaccGTTGCCAAGGCTGGCAGCAGGAGGCTCGCACAAACTAAGTAA